The Ptychodera flava strain L36383 chromosome 7, AS_Pfla_20210202, whole genome shotgun sequence DNA window TGAGTATTACAAGCAATCCATATAATATTGATTCAAATACGATACGACGTAAAAGACAGGACGACATCCTTCATGAGTCGTTAGATTCGAATTTTCAGGTGAAAAAGCACGGCTACAGAGTGTCACAAAAGACAATTTTAATAACCTTAGAAAACtgaaatgtcatttttaaacaaacgctctgacgTTGTCCTTGGCAATTCAACACGAAATTTAACTTTCAAGCGATCGAGTGATGATAACGATTTGAATAGTAGTAGATACGGTCTTTTTAATCACGACAATGACAGACGCGACGGGGAACTGTGCACAAATACTTGACAGTTCAATCGAAAGAATTAACGCTTTGATCTCAAAGCCATCAAATTCAGAGTGGCGTGGCCAAATTCACTCTTTTGAATTTCTTAGGTAAGATATAATAAATTATTCGCTGATACTTGAATGCAGCTTTTTTGGATTGTTCATCGATCTAATGGTTTATCTCTAGATTAAGCTTCTTATCATCATTGCCATCAACACAACGGCTAACCGATACCTTAAGGTTATATTGGTATCTGGGCCAGGTTCTTGACGTCAATGCCCGACAAAACGCATTTGTCTGATATGCTGATTCGGCTTCAAATTCCTAATAGACTGTGAAATTCTTAGTCGTAACGATGACAACAATAACGAATAGACACAGATTCTAGGTCGTATCAACTACAAAACTAACTTCTTAATACTTTTAAATACTGAAATTGTAGTCGTTTGAAATGCCTACTATCACTCTGCCAGAGACATCTGACTCACAACTCATCCCGGTATATAGGGTGAACCATATCCCCTCAGGTTGAATTCTCTAATCCAAGACGCAACCAAACGCTATGGCGTTAAAAGATCTAACACACGTACCTCAAAGTTATCGTGATTTTGTGAGCATTTatttgtgtttactttaaaaaaatgGACTCAATGAATGAACCTTACCTACGGgcaaattcaaaatcacacaGATACAGAATTTGATCTTGGTAAgtaattgaacaaaataatgatGGCGCCCAGCGTTAAAAAGCCGTTTTAAGTATATTGTCAACTTTATCATGAACGATCCCGAATTATTGAGTCTAAAGATACAACCTCAATATCGCTTAGGGTGACATTCCTTTTTGAAAAGGCGTTAAAgggtgaaaaattattttactcATCGCAAATTTTCATCGGGTTACTGATTGATACGTCAGTCATCGACACATTTTCACTGCTACTCCCTTTCCTAATGATGCAAGCGTTTGTTGACGGAGTTCGATGGACCTTTCCCCTGCACAGCACTAAATTACAGCATTCTTTGCGAAACTTTGGGTTGAAGAAAGAGTAAATTATGGGATTCATGCAGCTGTTACCGTAGGGCAGAAGTAAACCAACATTTCTTGCGATAGGTCTGATTGCATTACCTCTTAGATAAGTCATTTGTAAGTTGTGCGTCATGAATAAAACGTAACTCATGAAGTACGCCATGAATACAATCATCAGCGTACGCCCTACTTTCCAGTGCGTACGGTCAAATTTTGAGTCAGTTTTACggcagtccgtctcaccgcctatCCCCTTGTTACTCTTCCACACCTCGATGACAATTTTTATGTTTAAAATAAATGTGGCAAGTGAAGGGATGTAAAACAAAACTAGATTGAAATACAAGACTTTGAAATGCGGAAACCAGTCTCCATCGGGCATGTCTAACTTGCAGGCAAACGCTAGTTTCCCTGTGTACGTGTCGCCAAGGTTACCAGTGTGGTAGATagcctgaaaaaaatattcatctgATTAAAACGAGATTTTATACAGTACAATGTAGAGAGGTTATATtgttttaaaactttaaaaggtTTTTATGCGTGCAGTTTTGAAATCAGAAAACTCAAGTTCTCTGTGAACACTAAAGGAATAGTTTCAACAGCAACAGAAACAGAACATCTAATAAGTGGGTTTCGATAAGTTAATAACACTTAGTATCTGGAAGTATCTGGAAGTATCTGgaaaatagttttattgaatgGGAGGGATTAAAAATGGATTTCTTTTACCGCCATTTGTTTAATGATTAGGCTAATATCAGACAAAATGAATTAGAAttactttttctttcctttagAGACAATGCATAAACGCAATAACGTATTAACGTCTGTCATCGGCAAGGAAACGGTCTGTCACTACCATTTTATAGCCTGTTATTGTTTTAGCCTGTCACTAATATGCCTGAAGTCTGTCACTGGACTTTTGGTAATCTGTAACCAACATGTCTGGACTATGTCAATGAACCGTTGTGGTCTAACATCAACATATCTGGACTGTGTCATGTATGCATTAGTAGCAAGTCACTGGGTTGTCTTGAGTTAGTCATTTGAACCTTCGGTAGCCTGACAATAATATGTCCGTAATCTCATATTGAAGTATCAGTAGCCTGTCACTGATATGTTTTGAGCCATTCATTGAATCTTTGGTAGCCTGTCACTTACATACTTTGAGTCTGAAATTTATGCATCGATAGCCTGTCACTAATATGCAGGGAGTCTGACATTGATGCATCAATAGCCTGTCATTACTGGAATAAGTCATTTAAACTCCAGTAGTATTTCACTAATATATCTTGAATCTGTCTTAGACGCATGCGTAGCATGTCATTAACATAGCTTGAATCTGACATTGATACATCTGTAGCATGTCACTAACATGTCTGGGGTAAGTCATTGGACCTTCAGTAGTCTTTCACTAACGTGCCTTCAGTTTGGCATCGATGCATCACCGGCCTGTCTTCAATATGTCTGGAGCAAATAATTGAACCTTTGGCAGCCTGTCAAAACATGCCTGGTGTCTAATATTGACGCATCAGTAGCCTGTAACTAGCATGTTTGTAGCCATCCATTGAACTTTGCTCCTCTGTCAGTCACTTATGCATCTGGGGACAGTCAGTGAACCATTGGTAGCCTACCATTGACATATCTAGAGTCTGTCATTAATGCATCATTAGCCTGTCAGTAACATCTCTTGAGCAATCATTTGACCATTAGGTAGTCTGTCACTAGTATGCCTTGATACTTTCATTGATGCATCAGTATCATGTCACCAAATTGTGTGGAGTCTGACATCGATGCATCAGGAGACTTACATGTCTTGAGTTTGACAAAGACACATCAGTAGTCTGTCATTAATGTGTTTGGAGCCATTCATTGAACCTTTAGTGGTCTGTCACTAACATGTAGGGAGTCTGACATTGATGCACCAGTAGCCTGTCACTAACATGCTCGGACTCTGTTATTGAACCTTTAGTAGCCAGTCATTGAGCCCTCTGCTTAGTAGCCTGTAACTACCATACCTGGAGTCTGATATTGATGAACTAGTAGTCAGACACCAAGGCATCTGGAGCCTGTCAGTGAACCTTTTGTCGCCTGTCACTTACATACCTATAGTCTTTCATTGATGCATCAGTAGCCTGTCACTAACATGCCTGGAGTAAGTCATTGAACCTTTGGTATTCTGTCACAAACATGTATTGAGTTTGTGATTGGTTCAATAGAAGCATGTCACTAACGTGCCTGCCCTGTAGGttccaaaaatgtaaatatccAAAAAAGGAAAAGGTTTGTTTCTCAACCCCGTGAGAGTCGATTTAGGCTTGCCGAGCAAGCCTTGTTTTCGCTTTTgcgagaaaaataaagtttaacgTTTTAAACTCACAATATATCTGCCTGGCAGGAAATGTCAATTTAATTGGCATTACAAATACTCACATTGTGGATCTTTACACtggattttttttcagtcattttgctGTTTGTTACAATAAACAATGCTTGTGCACATTCGTGTTTTGTTAATAATATCTGACTTGTCGGATCTTATAATATATTGAGCTAAAATcctaaaatgaaaaagaaaatattctccACCTAATCTCTCTATCATGGACATGAGAagaaaaacaaatacacaattttatgtCCTATGTAACGGATTCCTAAGAAATGTGAATCATAAATAATAGTTTTATAGAACAATGATATTCATGTGAGAATTAAACTCTGGATTCAGCAACAAGCGTACCTTGAACATGAACATCGAAGGAATGGCTGCCGCCAACGACAGAATCCAGAGAAAGACAAGAATAACCTTTGTCCTCCTCAGTGTGAAACTGGTCTTAAACTTCATTGGATGGCATATCGCAAAGTATCGATCGATTGCTATGGCAACCATGGTGGACACAGTGATGTTGAAGCCAACGTATCGAAAGTATCGGTGGATGATGCATGATGGGTCTGTTTTCCAGACGAAGGGCCAAGTAGAGCGATAAAATTCGGTCACGTGAAACGCTGCAACGACCAACGCCAAGAGATCACCTGAAACGAGACAGAACACTTATTACCAGGCTTATTCTCGAAGCGCTACTTTTAAAGGGAGCGTACATCTTGGGAAAGGTTGAGAATTGATCAAATATCACAGTCAGCTTCAATTAAAATACATTGCTATGCCCGGCAGGTTTCTCTGACATACCATCTGTCTTTGAATCAATGCATTACCGACAattaaaggcccaatagctgtatcttgtagcattattgtttttattttacttccaaactaaaacaagttcatgggaatgtacttattgaggggtgtttatacaggtagaataTAATGTCCACTaggactacatgtgcaattttgagcaagataataatttttgcccaaacataaaatgacgcccccatgcaaatatagcaaaaacacaatacgcagtgcatatatgcatcgGAATCTTCATAGAAACAACTGAGTAGTCTAATATAATGCACAGTGCTGACTATTGtccactgggacaccatatgctatgttttctttgtaaaattaccaattttttaaaaatggcgggaaatcaaaatacgggtaaattttaaatttacttgtcaaatttttcagtggtaaaagactatatcctttaaatctgtagaatttaaagaaaaccagagaaaatagaaaacctttttcaggtcgacaaatttcaagagttacagctatagGGGCTTTAATGTAAGGCGACGGCAAAAGACAAGCCGGGTGAGTATCTATACAAAGACAGAATGCGGCGCGGGGGTAGAGATTCTGACTTTTAgtaaaatgtattggcttcattgTGCAAACGCTAATTGAACATTTAAGTGGACAATCTTCACATTGGAAATAAGTGGAACTGCAGATATGAAGTACATTAATTCTGCTGATAAGAAATGAATAACACGTGGAAGCATGTACGCAAACATTTGGAAATTTTACTGTACTCGTTCGGTACTACCGTTAACCTTGTTCGTCCCAATTTCAACACCTTTAGGGGTCGTAGATAGCTGGCATAAAAAAGGAAATGCATGCTATTAGCTCTCTTCCAATTATCGTGTGCAAATTCGCATTGTTCAAAATTCTATAACAGTCTAAAATCCTACTTATCCTGTGAGCAGTTTATTTAGCAGGTATTAAATCATAAGATCGTAAAAAGATTATTTCACTTCCAACTTTGGTTTAGGCGTGGAGAGGTTGTATTTTGCGATTCTACGcacaaaatttcttttgtcaagcGTGCGTTTATTATCAACGGTCCCTCAATGCATGGagtgataaatatattttttacatcagATTAATGTCACGATTCAGACATGATAGTCAGACACTAACATCTCAGAAACATAGTGAAAAGCCAGACAAGTAGAAATTGTAGAATTAAAGATTTCATTATGTACCCTTCAATAATTCTTTGTCAGTTACTATGCGCTCTCTTCATGTAGTTTGAATATTTTGAGTTTTAGCCGAAGATTACTTTATCATTGCGATTTGTGCGGATTATTCCACTGGTATTAATAGCTTGGAAATGGATTAAATGTAAATCcttgaaaatacatgaatatatcCCGTCATTTACGTATGGACCTTCAGTTCTTTCGTCTTTTTAATTTTATCTGTcccatatttttcaatttaagCATTACTGGACAGCAAATTGTTTATTTGGCTCGGTTCAGAACGATATCGGAGTATTAAATTATCAAGGCGACGGTTGCTAAGGAAATGTGTAATGTCTGTAAAAGATGACTTAATGCGACTTCAGTTGTAAGCGAATACAATATAATCTACTTCAGGGCACACAGACGGCGGGCGCGGTTCTCAGACACAGATATCGTAGAAACGAGAGTTCAGTTAGTTTTGAAAATGCACTAGCTGCTCTGACTTTCAGTGGAATCATCAGGAAATTGAAGATACCCACCAGTGCCCCTGACTATGGATTCAGAACGCTGTCAAAGTAACTCACCTTTTCAAATAGCAAATGTACGCATTCCAATttcgttaaaatttgaacagagCTCCCGACAAATCTctagaaacaaaaataattttcaaagccCTTGTTTGGCAACGTGTTTTATAGGTCACTACCCAACAGTCTAACTATTATACAAACGTTGACAATCTTTGGGATTGAAAGTTTGAGAACGCCCTCGAAACAAAACATTGTGAAGTATTCTGCTACGTACTAATAAGGTACAAATTTTGACGTGCAAGACTGCGTCTTTTGATAGTTGTTATAGTAACTGCATCCTACGTTATCGCTTTTTGCTACATTTACAAATAATTGGAAGTggtgggggctggaggaatctcaaTTCTTTTTAGATCCCCCTAAAATACCCTCAAACACATTTCAAATCGTcttctatatgatcaaaatattcaaatcccCCACTATAATATAACCGAACATCTAAAGCCAACAATATTGAACTACAAGTTTCatatcatattttttcagtacttttgcTTTTTGAATCGACCCCAATTTCTTCCTTTTCACTCtttcatgttgaaatattcagtattcagcttatcaacaccGACCTGTATATGTGTAATGCATACTTATATTGCTGGCAGTGCTCTTTCAGTCAAGCTGCAATTAATTGAAATGGCAGTAATATGATAACACTGCTGCATATTCCTGAGTTTACAGCTTAAAACATTTCAATATGAGTTAGAAAAAATTAAGTCATTCATCTGACAGATTTTCTATGTTTGTATGATACCAGTTGGTTACCAGGCAGCACTCTGGGAGTGTGCAAATGTATTTATTGGAGAATTTTCAGTTGTTTGCTGTAAATAGGTTGCTCCACTGTGATCACTCACGCAACGAAACATTGACGTACAAAGTTAAAAGTATCCATTTTGTCGCACTACTTTGGTTTCAGTTCCATTTTCAGAAAAAGCTCAACTTGCGAAATGGCAGCAGAGTTTGCAGTTTATCTTCACTTCAGATGGATAAATCATAGTATTGACCATTGAAATGACATCATCTATATCTCAATGCTGTATCGTATTTTCCTTGGCGAACACGTCTTGTATTGCTAACTTCTGTACCAATCCTTCAAGCATTCAAGTATAGAAATAAGACTTCACATAGCAATGATAAATCCCCAAAACGTAATTTCTCTGAAAGTGTGTCCTATGAATGAAGAATTTAATAgcttgaaatgaaaaattaaagcacaGCGATGTTTTCTAGAATGTCTGGGAAGTATTTTTCTTAATGCAGCTAACTGTACGTTCGTCATACTGAGAGCGGTTTCAGTGAACTAAAAGTTGACGAGGAACATTTTAGGCATTCTTTTTAACGGGGTGACTTCCATGTGGTATACTTGAAGAAGAAAAtcaaatgtatgatttttgtgCAATCTTGACAAACGATTTgacttcaaataaaaatattcccGAGAATACTTATTACTTTTCAATATTAATCTTTGATTTGTACAACAACCGTTACATTTCCCGCCTTATAAGTTGTTTAACTTCTTTGTGAGTGCATTGAATATGTGTAAGCGGTACCATGATAAGATTAgagatggaccattagaccttgggaggggggggtggtcacaatgaaattgtgaaaaaattttttttactattgtaaatttctgaaattttttttttccaattgagattagctgtgcaaattttttttttcagagtaaattttcagatttataatttttttttagttcgtcgttGTCTGAACATAAAGacggcaaagatgtggtgccaagcaccacaagcggccacgcaagcggtcacggagGGGGGGTGAGGTCAGGAGAgaggtgtccccctgctgctgtcggagtttttgaaaaatagagattaaaatggtgttatttggtggcacttggggagtatttttgcggggggtggtcaggagggggtgtccccctcgtCGTCTGAacataaagagggcaaagatgtggtgccaagcaccacaagcggccacacAAGCGGTCACGGAGGGgggggtcaggagaggggtgtccccctgctgctgttggagttttttaaaaatagagattaaaatggtgttatttggtggcacttggg harbors:
- the LOC139136259 gene encoding somatostatin receptor type 2-like — encoded protein: MLSSTESTMNYTRDITILDQTVFDSDQYRASSEAVGKMLNLTVDANQTTIIERSEIPSASSEEMINSTMQSLNTTSAMATVGWTTLEQKGTPSGHVQYEIPFLTTVCVVGFIGNLLVVAVYSQKKARRHNSSLYILNLAIGDLLALVVAAFHVTEFYRSTWPFVWKTDPSCIIHRYFRYVGFNITVSTMVAIAIDRYFAICHPMKFKTSFTLRRTKVILVFLWILSLAAAIPSMFMFKAIYHTGNLGDTYTGKLAFACKLDMPDGDWFPHFKVLYFNLVLFYIPSLATFILNIKIVIEVWKSNKGIGGETDCRKTDSKFDRTHWKVGRTLMIVFMAYFMSYVLFMTHNLQMTYLRGNAIRPIARNVGLLLPYGNSCMNPIIYSFFNPKFRKECCNLVLCRGKVHRTPSTNACIIRKGSSSENVSMTDVSISNPMKICDE